The Haloarcula laminariae genomic sequence CCACCGCGCCAGAAATATTATATACTCGCCTTCTGAACGCCCATCCGGAATGTCAACAGAAGCTACTGAAACCACGTCGGAGTTCGCCGGAGAGATGGCCGTGCTGATAATCGGGCTGTTGGTGTGTCTTCCGGTCGGCATCTACTACTACTTCGCCAACAAGGAGGAGCGGAAAATCTGTCCGGAGTGTCGCGAGACGGCCGACATGAGCGCCTCCACCTGTCCGAACTGCAACGCCGACCTCTGACGGGGATGGCCGACATCACCGGACGTATCGCCGGGGCGCTCGACGACATCGACCGGTTCGTCCTCGCCCACCATCCCAGCTGCGAGTACTACGCCCACCACACGTTCGAGCTGCGCGGCACCGAGCTGTGTATGGGCTGTTTCATCGTCTACCCGGTCGGGCTGGCGTCGCTGCTGGTTCTGTCGCTGCTTCATCTGGCTGTCCCGGCCATTGCGACGCTCGACGTGCTGGCGTTCTACGCCGTCGGCGTCGCCGCCATCGCCCCGATGGTGGGGTACAAACTGCTGTACCGGCGGGGGAGCCGGCTCCTGTACGAACTCATCTACCGGACGAGCGAGCACACGCTCCGGGTCGTCACCAAGGCCGTCCTCGCCGCGGGGCTGGCCTGTCTCGTGTACCCGGTCCTCTTCCGCCCGGCCGTCCGGCTCCCGGCGCTCGGTGTCTTTCTGGCCATGCTGGTCCCGTACGTCGCCTACAAGGGACTGACGGCGCTGGACGAGTGTGAGAACTGCCCGGAACAGCCCTCGTTCCCGAACTGCAGCGGGATGGACCTCAACGAGTAACCGGTCACCAGCGCAGTTCGACGCCGTCGCCCACCGTGACGCCGAAGGCGTCGTCACCCCGGCCCCGGTTGACGGCGAGTTCGACGTTGCCGTGGCTCCCGACGGTCGCGAGACGCTCGCCGGGGTCGAGTTCGGCGTAGGCCCGTCTGACGGGGACCGACTCGCCGTTGAGAGTCACGCTGTCCCCGAATCGGTCGGCCAACACGTCGCCCGGAACGTTGGTGATAGCGTTGCCGAAGCCGTCGACGACCAGCACCTCGCCGCGCGCGCCGTCGGCCCCGACCGCCGGCTCGGGAAAACGCAGGTCGACGTAGTCGTCGGTCGGCGTCGCACGCTCCAGCCCGTCGACGGCGTCGACGCCGGCCCCGTGGACGGTCGCCGCAGCCGGCGCGAACACGTCCCGGCCGTGGAACGTCGAGCTCTCGGGGTCGTCGTAGGCCCACGTGAACGCCTCGACGGGCGGCTCCGCGTCGGCCGCGCTCGCCAGCGCCCGGGCGGCCGGGAGGAGCACGCCGTTGTCCGGGCCGACGAGCGCGTGGTCGCCGACGCGGACGACGAGCGCCGCCCGCTCGGTGCCGACGCCGGGGTCGACGACGACGCAGTGGACCGC encodes the following:
- a CDS encoding SAM hydrolase/SAM-dependent halogenase family protein translates to MITLASDFGSPYPAAMRGVICRRTDARIEDIAHDLPRQDVRAAAFWLTQTLPYFPPAVHCVVVDPGVGTERAALVVRVGDHALVGPDNGVLLPAARALASAADAEPPVEAFTWAYDDPESSTFHGRDVFAPAAATVHGAGVDAVDGLERATPTDDYVDLRFPEPAVGADGARGEVLVVDGFGNAITNVPGDVLADRFGDSVTLNGESVPVRRAYAELDPGERLATVGSHGNVELAVNRGRGDDAFGVTVGDGVELRW